GCTTTTTTGCAGTCAGTGTAATGACTATGCATGATGAGATTACCAAGAAATTTTGATTACATGTATTTAAAGACTAAACCGGATTCTTCCCATTGTTTACACCcaaaccacaaaacacatgtttaCTTTGTCTATGAATAGGCACTTCTGGTGTACTTATTCTCTTATTACCCTCTAAGAATTTTTAGCACTCTTTAATTCCACTGTGTCTGGGGTGTTTAATGATTTAGTTTGAATTTTTGGTGTGTCAGGGCTGAAGTGAAGAATGCTAAGGACATGAACCAGATGATAAATTACTGGTTTATTGTACCCACACATATCAacatctataaataaagatgtcCGATGCAAGGCTAGGAAGAGATGAGCATTTATTGTACTGCTTTTGTCAGAGTTGCGACATTTCAGAATCAGTCTGCTGTATCCCTATGGTGTGCAGGGATGAGAGGATACTCAACATATCAAGGTAGGTCTTAAAGCAGGAATGCAGTATTATCCAAAATAATACAGCTTAAATATTCTACCATCtaatatttcacttttgttGACACATTTTTGTAGCTTATTTTCATGCCAaagttacagtatattgtaaGAGATGTACTCATTTCTTCAATAGGTGCTTTATTTTGGAATTAAATATTTCAATTGAATTGAGTGGTGGAATTCAGATCCCTACTAAAAAGTAGTGTTACAACAATGTCAAAATTTTccattacatgtaaaagtcatgcattcaaaatgttactgtaaaaataaatatgtattatcagctaaatgtacttaaagtatcaaaagtaaaagtataggCTATATTATAGGATACTTAAAAGTGATGCATTCATTGTTTTAGCTGTAGTTAAGCTGATTTTAACTACTTAAGTATCAGGCAGTTTAATATGGAAAACCCTCAATCTTATAAAGACATTTCTATCTATAATTGAGTCCTAAATCTATTTTGCACAGTAGTTAGAATATTTTAAccagtttttaatgtaaatcaaCTTGTTTAAAAGATGATCTAGCAATGAGTGTCTGTGtattagaaaagaaaaagataaaagcagTTGAGTTGAAATATCCCTGCTACACTGGCAgatatgttttcactttttatagGAAGGAGTCAGTTCTAGACTAAAATGACTTCAtaagagggattttttttttttactgaacaaAGCAATGTATTTTAGAAGTtaatcatatgttttttatgaagaataatctgcaaaataactagtaactgtagctgttaggtaaatgtagtggagttaaaagtacaatatttccctctgaaatgtagtggagtagctGCACAAAGTACATTCCACCAATTTACCAATATAGTGCTTATGGTTTATTTGTTTCAGCAAATACAGGAAAGACAGCAATGGCAGTTCTGAGGACTACACTTTGTGCTGTCTTCATGGTGACTGTAGCGTTGTCTAAACCAGTGAGTAGCTCGACTATTCTTCTATTACCACTATAATCTAAGAGGACTTGTGACAAATGTTAAGAACATTCCTCATTATAAAAACAGGTCTGTCTAGGTGAAGGTGACGATTTATCCAAGTCATCAGAGTCCAGCGAGTCAAATTCATCAGAGGAGACTACCACTCATGTTGGGCCTTCACAGGAACCCCTGCAGCCAGTGtttacagagacagacatgcCTAATGCTATGGAGGAGACTGACCCCCTGGACACTGCAGCCCTACTTCCCTCTGCAGACGCAGGGCCTTCTACAGCCACGCTCGATACTTCAGCCCTGCCAGACCCTGAGGACCCACAAAGCGCCACTGATGCGAACACTTTACAACTCATGCCAGATGATCCTTCACAAACTGCTCTGGGCATAGACATTTCTCAGGATATGCCTGATTCTGATCCTGCACAGGACTCAATTAACGCTGACACTGTGCACATTCCAGATACAGAGTCTTCACTACACCCAGGGCTTACAGAAACTGATATAATCATAGGTATTGATGGCACAAACCAACCAAAAGTCACCACCACATACCAAGGATTCCCCCAAGATTCCACTCCACCCATCACCAAGACAACACCTCCACCGTTCTCTACAGCCCCACCCCTGCCAATTGCCATCGAAACTGCCCTGACTGGTGTTCCTGTTTGTTTCACTTTCCAGTTGGCGACTCCTGAGCCGGATGCACCTAGAGGAGATAGCATTTGAGCCTAACAGAAACAGTTATCCATTTCAGGTTAGGTTTGGTCCATGTTAttgttgtacatacagtatatgtagttTGGCTTTCACTTTGATTTCACATTTCCTTCATCAGTGGTAATTTTGTTATAATGGTGCTGATGTACATGATttctatataaatacaatggaAATATTTGAACTCATGCAAGCTGTAAAACTGAAGCGCCGTTGATTTGTGGAATCGACACCTTAGCTGACACCTCAAATGTATTCATATGAGCAGCTGAAAATGTGATGTGATTAAATGTTCTTATCTCGAATTCAATGACTGGTTCAGAAGATAACACAATAATGTTTAGTAAAATTATGTTTGTTGGGAGTTTGTATTACTGTCAATGTAAAGGTAACCAAACTTTACACCTGCAAgtaacaaagacacaaaaagcaaaTGGTACCAGAAATAAGGACCTTTTGTCACAGCAGCCATACCAGAAATT
This sequence is a window from Siniperca chuatsi isolate FFG_IHB_CAS linkage group LG5, ASM2008510v1, whole genome shotgun sequence. Protein-coding genes within it:
- the LOC122877073 gene encoding coagulation factor V-like isoform X2; translated protein: MAVLRTTLCAVFMVTVALSKPVCLGEGDDLSKSSESSESNSSEETTTHVGPSQEPLQPVFTETDMPNAMEETDPLDTAALLPSADAGPSTATLDTSALPDPEDPQSATDANTLQLMPDDPSQTALGIDISQDMPDSDPAQDSINADTVHIPDTESSLHPGLTETDIIIGIDGTNQPKVTTTYQGFPQDSTPPITKTTPPPFSTAPPLPIAIETALTGVPVCFTFQLATPEPDAPRGDSI
- the LOC122877073 gene encoding mucin-2-like isoform X1, yielding MSIYCTAFVRVATFQNQSAVSLWCAGMRGYSTYQANTGKTAMAVLRTTLCAVFMVTVALSKPVCLGEGDDLSKSSESSESNSSEETTTHVGPSQEPLQPVFTETDMPNAMEETDPLDTAALLPSADAGPSTATLDTSALPDPEDPQSATDANTLQLMPDDPSQTALGIDISQDMPDSDPAQDSINADTVHIPDTESSLHPGLTETDIIIGIDGTNQPKVTTTYQGFPQDSTPPITKTTPPPFSTAPPLPIAIETALTGVPVCFTFQLATPEPDAPRGDSI